The Montipora capricornis isolate CH-2021 chromosome 3, ASM3666992v2, whole genome shotgun sequence genome window below encodes:
- the LOC138039811 gene encoding 52 kDa repressor of the inhibitor of the protein kinase-like — protein MYSSDLPNPQTLDVEYHRWKRKWQSERSQPEALHPALEACDADIFPNIHCLLLIACKRANSTLKLVKGYLRTTMTTESLSGLALMNIHHKKPVDYDTVVQKFSEQQPRRMLLADPIFEES, from the exons ATGTACAGCTCAGACCTGCCAAACCCTCAAACTCTGGATGTCGAATACCATCGATGGAAGAGAAAGTGGCAGTCAGAAAGAAGCCAACCAGAAGCACTTCATCCTGCATTAGAG GCCTGTGATGCAGATATTTTCCCCAACATCCACTGTTTGCTGCTTATCGCATGTAAGAGGGCAAACAGCACATTAAAGCTGGTTAAAGGCTACCTGCGGACCACCATGACGACAGAAAGTTTGTCTGGCTTGGCGCTCATGAATATTCACCACAAGAAACCTGTGGATTATGATACTGTTGTCCAGAAATTTTCAGAACAGCAACCCCGGAGAATGTTGCTGGCTGATCCCATTTTTGAGGAATCATGA
- the LOC138041101 gene encoding putative uncharacterized protein DDB_G0274435 — MEWKQECDLLLLQEIVVSEPFKFKSSTRERGKVWEEITHRLNENEVFGNRLGSKRAVRDRYSLLAKKYRKKMTEEAKASGISPELTETDKLLEQIIEMFEESDREGGENSQQVEQNKENERKKAEEMRNRSMEKLGETMKRKAADDGQVTPKKRGSGTETLVYLRDKAEKQFELRKEELEVKRKEQSQQMQMFQAMQQQLQQQQQQQQQQMQVHIQQQRLQNQMLLALIEKITK, encoded by the coding sequence ATGGAGTGGAAACAGGAATGTGACTTGCTCCTGTTGCAAGAAATAGTTGTTTCGGAACCTTTCAAGTTCAAATCGTCAACGAGAGAGAGAGGGAAAGTGTGGGAGGAGATTACCCACAGGTTGAATGAAAATGAAGTCTTTGGAAATCGCCTGGGAAGCAAAAGGGCAGTGAGAGACAGATACTCACTGCTGGCAAAGAAGTACAGGAAAAAGATGACAGAGGAGGCCAAAGCAAGTGGAATATCACCTGAATTGACTGAAACAGACAAGCTGTTGGAACAAATCATTGAAATGTTTGAAGAAAGTGACAGAGAGGGTGGAGAAAATTCGCAACAGGTCGAGCAAAATAAggagaatgaaaggaaaaaagcagAGGAAATGAGGAATCGGTCAATGGAAAAGCTGGGAGAGACAATGAAAAGGAAGGCAGCTGACGATGGTCAAGTTACCCCCAAGAAGAGAGGGTCAGGGACAGAAACCCTCGTTTACTTAAGGGACAAAGCTGAAAAGCAGTTTGAACTCAGGAAAGAAGAGTTGGAGGTGAAGAGGAAAGAACAGTCTCAACAAATGCAGATGTTTCAAGCAATGCAACAGCAactgcagcaacaacaacaacagcagcaacagcaaATGCAAGTACACATTCAGCAGCAGCGGCTGCAAAATCAAATGCTGCTGGCACTAATTGAGAAAATTACTAAATAA